The DNA sequence TTCAGTGCTGGAACTGGTTGTTCAGATGGCCCTGTCATTCCTACTAAAAGATACTAATATTCATACACCTGAGACAACAGggacattgtgaaaaaaaaaaaaagatctccaAGTTTACATTTTAGGCAGGATTTGAATCTCCTGTTAAGAGTATCAAGGgcagcatcatttttttttttgtcagtgctGAAATAAGCCTTCTTTCAGATTGTAATCTCGGACTCCATACCTACTTTATTGTTATCCTTCCAAGCATGCATAGGTGTTCTTAATTATACTATTCATATCTTATTGTATACTATACCATGCGATTCACTTTTagttttgcatttctttttccgTGAGTGAAATCAATCAAACGATGTGATTGTTTTATGCATGCTTTATATTTAACTATTTTTTGTTTCAGTCCTTGTTGGATGGAAAATgagaactgaattgaattgaactgaactgaactttgGGAACTTTGGGGTTGGGACATTTCAGTGCAGCATACCTTCAACAACTGAAACAGCACAAATATTTCTTGCAAGGGGGTTTGTATTCGGCTATGATAACATTGACGTTCTTTAGTTTATAGAGCTAATGATAGATTCCTGAACGTCTCCGGACAATCTTTGTAAGAGCCTTACCAGGAAAGTTAGTAATGTAGAACAATTGAACCAAATATTGGCCTTAGTATACAGCTGCTTATCTCCCATCAaagtctctctctgtctctctctctctctctctctctggttctctaatatatatatatatatatatatatatatatatatatatatatatatatatatagatagatagatagatagatagatagatagatagatatatccAGGCTTGAAACTCACTTTATTTTCTTGGTGGCCGGTCCGGGccaacaaaatcatcaaatttcaaagcacttggaaaaaaaaagagaaaaatattccaataaaacaatgaaataaaacatcaaaaCGAATGTAGATATAAGAAGGTACAAAAAAGGGCTTGAAAAGCAACTTATTGTCACTTggaataaggaaaaaaaaaagcagtataaattgaaatgaatttatttGATAACTACCAGAACAATTACAAGCAATGATAGGTGTGTCAATATTGACAGGTATGATAAAGGGCTTGAAAAACCAAGTGCTGTGTCTACACTTTGTAAGTTCACTGTGTCTAACTTTATTATTTGATATTGAAATGAGGCATAAACATGATTTTTCCCATGACATGCGATATTCATTGACTCGTTGACTCGCCGTAGATGGGGTGTAGGCAGTCTTACAGTCTCAGAGTCAACGCCAGTCTGATGAAGCCTACAGACAGTAGGCGAAAGCTCACGCAAGGTAAATAGTTTTCTTTGGTTGTGTACAAACGAAAGTTCGCCTTAATTAGAGAATTACCAATTAGATGAACCTCTTCCAAGGTGTGAGATGCTCTTTTCAATTGACAAAGCTGAACACAACTATagcctttttttccctctgctATCAGAAGAAAGCAAAAGAAGGAGGCTGAGAGCTAGTACAGAGTCTTTGTCCATTCACACATGAAAGAACCAGTTCGCCCGAACGTTCTGTGTGAGctgagtgaatgtagcaatacaATTTGTGTTAGTTAAACACAcaggtgaaagtttgaggacaatccgttaaaaaattatgaatatttttgaaagtttttgtgcagGTGTTGCTGCTTGAAAAGAGTGTTCGTGATGTCATGTTTGAAGAACGATGTgcagaaaacataaagaaatttATGTTTGCAGCATTCAAGAATCAAGCTATATATATGCATAActgtataatcatgataatagaGAGggaaatgattatttgaatacCATCAGGGCAAACACTGTAGATAAGATATGACGCCATCCTATCAACAGCTACTAAAAATGGTGAACTTTTTTTGAAAGACTTAAATCATTAATGGTTGCTTTATATGACAAAACATGATTAAAAATGAAAGTTTCGCATATGTCAGTGAATAGAAAAAAGGCGGTGTTTCTTGAAAATGTAAGAACCCAGTAACATAGGATTTACGTGCTTTGGTGGCTGCTTGTTTTGCGTTGTTTCATTTAGATTTTTAtagggaaagaaaaaaggaggtaAAGCATTTTGTTTTGGTTCTATCCTAAGTAAAAAGCTTAAAAGCTTATGTTGTTGAAAAGTTTGCATGGTCCATATCATGTACTCTGTCCCTACTAATAATCAAAAGACAGGAATGCTTATGTGCTTCAATGCTCGGATGCAATTTGTGCAAAGCTTACAgggaaaaaacacacattctTGGATCATGATGTGCATATAGGTTCAACTGATGTCAAACAAAAGAGATTTTTCGTAGTACCTATTCATTATAAGCTCTATGGTGTCAAGACAGTCAAATTTCTACACGCGATAATAAACCATTGTTTTGTATTCTCCCCGAATTTCCATATCCTTCAAAGTTTCACTGTCGTGAAGCTACTTGAAGGTTGGAGACCAGCACCGAGTTTTGCCGTATTTACACTTCTCACAGAGACTACTCTCATGCGGAGGTCCAGCTCGACGTCCGCCATCATCGTCGACGACGTCATCATCGTCGACGACGTCATCATCGTGCCTGTGCGTTAAATTCCGGaattttttctctctgtgcATTGACGGGAAAGAGGAGTGTGAAGTGGGGGTAAACTGTGGGAGTATGTGCCTGTTATATGTGCAAGCGGGGTCAAATACATGAGTTAGGTACTGATTGCGCCAAACTGCTGTGTCAAGTAACAGGTTCAGAGGTAAAGCAAATAAACAATtgataaacatgcaaaagcagCTACAAATCGTGAATATAAGACAGAAAACCTCGTAATTCTCCCGTAGAATTATGCCTATACTACAACTCATTTAACTGCGATGTATTCAATGTCAAATGAATGCTTCAATGTTCTGTAAGAAATTCTGTGTATTTTGCCCATTCGTCGCATGTATAATCTGCTATTGATTCAACTTGTTTAAACacttatttttaatttttgtggGCAGATAACTCCACAGGATGCCATCAGTACACAATTACGTGTGTTTAACATAATCAAGAGTTATCACCTATgaaattttgcttatttttagACACTTAGctgtatgaaaataaagagtGTTGAACCTGCAACATTTTGCCATTTCTAGGGATTGCTGTAATAGCGCTTGGATATTATGATGTTTCAAAATAATATGTGTCAAATAATTATCAACAACATTATAAACTTACTGCCTTAAGGCCTTTTCGACGAGTGGCGTGAAGTCTACATCTCTAAAAGTCATCACATTTTCCGTATCGCATTTCTTGCACTTCTGCTTCCAGATCTGCAAAAGAGCCACAAGGGTAAATTCGAGAGAATGACAGCCAACCTCCATTATTACGTGACAGGTGAATACCTTTTATAAAACTCTCGTTTGTTGTTTTATCAAAGATAGGGCCTGAAAACAATTTACCTCAGCCAatattgatatcaaaataaacgacataaaaaattgatatttgaaCTGCAAAAGAACCACTGCAAAAGAACCACAAGGGTAAATTCGAGAGAATGACAGCCTACCTCCATTATTACGTGACAGGTGGATACCTTTTATAAAactcttgtttgttgttttatcaAAGATAGGGCCTGAAAACAATTTACTTCAGCCAatattgatatcaaaataaacgatataaaaaattgatatttgaaCTGCAAAAGAACCACTGCAAAAGAACCACAAGGGTAAATTCGAGAGAATGACAGCCTACCTCCATTATTACGTGACAGGTGGATACCTATTACAAAactcttgtttgttgttttatcaAAGATAGGGCCTGAAAACAATTTACCTCAGCCAatattgatatcaaaataaacgatataaaaaaatgatatttgaacTCATGCTAATAAAATGTCCCCATTTAGTGGAGCTCACAAAAATTAACGAATGAGATTTTTAAATAGTTTCCACATGGGAGCGACGATACTAATAACTGACGGCGTCGGATGACTATCAAAAAGATCAATATCATAGTGTAAGTTTAGAATGTATGGCCATGCGACTTCTATCGCCTCTCTAATACCACTACCGCTTTGGTTCGTTCCATAATTGTTTTGGTTCGCGACTCCTGTTACATGTTAAGCATTACACTGACCAGTCCTCATACTCAGGAATTGgtattcttttctctttattgTGAGAAATAATGCACAGGTGTAGATATATGGGATGTGTCCTTCTCCTCAATTTGTTCGTAGTGTCGTAATAAACAAGCAATGTTCATTCCGGATGGAAAATTGTAGTTTAACAAAGCATAGGATTTTATGACACTTTGCATAACAACCAATGGGAAGAATGAGGTTCGTAGGCCTATACAAGTTATCGTCTCCTCTTTTTATTGTCAATCTTGgtgctttttttatttcatgaaaacatgggGAAACTCTCAAATTCTCTGTTTTAATTCTTTCACTGTTTTATCAGATTCTGGGTGAAAAAGGAGTCAGTTTGCACTTTCGTTTAGCTATACATGCTAGAAAGCAAGCCTTGAATAAAGGCTAGATAGGAAGGCGATGCAAGCTTCATGAGTCGTCATCATGAATGTTTGACTATGCTGATTGCAGACTCGGCCAATGATACCTAATCACTTACCTATAATTTATCATAAAAGTCACAACATTCAGTGCACTTCGGTTAATAGTAGTCACCTTGATTACATTATTTTACTGATTTTGTGTGGGTGCGTGTATGAAAATACGTTgtattaaacaaaaataatgatcgTGTTGTGCTACTAATACACTTGCTGAATACCAGAGCAATATTGCGACATGTTTATTCCATCCTCCCGCAGTTCAACAAGACAGTGGGAttcttgcgttaaaaaaatcGCAAAATCCATTCAagtcatgaaaaattaatgaacTGATCTCATGAACCATGGAAAGCATTTCAACAGTACAGGTTTTAGATTTTTGCCACTTACCCTAACCACCCTCTGTTTCCTTAAATGAATGACGACATGAGATCTGTAGCTACTCCATGACCACTCGCAGTGGCTGCAATGGACCACTGCGTATCCACGGACCCCCTGCCTCGCTGTCTCCTTGGGAATCTCGTCTGGAAATACACCCTCCGAATCCATCACTTCTCTGATCGCATCAGAATACTGGCTGTACTCTTCCAACTCTTCCAACTCTGCCATGGCGCCCAAATTCTGACCACTTTTCAGCAAAGACGCGATTATACAGTGACGAAGCAGACTATTTAAAGTTCGCGATTCCAGTCTTGATCATGACACTCGTAAACATACCTGCGAGTAAGACATTTTCCCCACTGATCCTCATTTAAGTATAAAATTGGGTGTAAACTGTAAATATTAAGAAGCCTGATGTTGAGCAATTCTAACTCCGTGCACGAGAGCAAGACGAGGCGTACACTCAGCAATATTTTCGAGTCAATGtgagttttctttttgttttaacacacATATTGACCAAGGGGTTAGGATAAACTTAGGAATGCCCTGCTATATATCGGAGCAACCCTCAGTGATCAAGGGGACAAAAGCCTATTATTTTCTTCAACCCTCTGCACATGAGGTAAAATAGAAATGTAATGCTTAAGAACTAGCATAGGGTTATAAAGACATTTATAGTTTTTGAATACAGCAAGCATTTTAAACAACTTTCTTACATTCGTATTGCGTTGTATTATATTTTCAAGAATAGACTTCAGTCTCATTTCCGCTGATTACTTACACGAAGATTTTGCAACGTGGTATCAATGTTTCCATCCAAGTTATAGGGCGTCTTcgtaaaaacaataaaacagcGCGTTGTATCTTACAAACTGTGGTATATTTCAAGTTCTTGTTGTTATCTTTGGTATAATAGGGGGTATAGGGTACACCAAAATCAAAGGGGTCTACTCGTTAAaaagattctttttttaatcaaaagttaAATCAAACAACTATTAAAGAATGGAGCTCTTAAAAAATGCATTCTTACCGTTCCCTCAAATATGTCTTTCGGACACTTGTAGTAGTACTATGGAATACTGCATCAGGTTTCTTTTAGGAAGTAATGTCCAGACAATACCGTGACAGTCTCTCACAAATATTGATACAATTTGCTTGTGTGCGAGTTATACAATACCAGCTGCAATGGAAGCATCGAAGTGCTTGGGAATTCCCCCGCACCAAAATGAGCACGTAGACTTCTTGACATACAAATTGTTTGCGTATCTGTGCGTGCAATATCAGTTGAACACAGCAGATCTACTTTAGACCTTTTGTCTTGACGCCATTAAAGCCAAACCAAAGCCTGAACTTTGCACAGTATCTCAACAAAATATAGGTTTGTGGTTCCTGTGGCTGTTTTGAGTTTTTGGGAGCGACATAAGTCACTGCGAGAATGCATGGCACTTGACAGTGCTTGAGGAGTATTGTCAATGTCCTATAAACAGCTGCTATGTGGCATCCATCGGATTCTTTTCTGACAAACTGAAGAAGCAATCTAGTTCTCAGCATTCTAGATCCTATAATAATCATCGTCAAGCACATTCATTAAAGTTCTTAATCAAGATCCAAAGCAAACTACCAAGAACACCACTGCGGGTCATACAACACAGGAATATCATGAAATAAGCTGTCTCGCCGTGTGTAAGATGCGTAATATGCAATTCCAAACACGGTCAAATTGTTATATAAAAGTCGGACTTAAAGTAAGAAAGTAAAAGCATTCTAAAATATCTaatgttttcattaaaacatTCAAATTGTAAGAGGCAGAGACGGGATTATTTCACAACTCTCCTTTTATTTGGACACAAAATATCATGAGAAATAGTGTTTTGGGTCAATGATTATCAATTGCAATCTCTTCCCCCTTAAAGTATTTGTTGCTCAAGTGCTACTGGGAAATATATAAAGTAATTTAGAAAACATCCAGACGTAACAACCCTGTGTAGAGCTATTGCTTCAGTATTTTCTCGAATTTCTTTCTTCCCGTTCATCCTTTCATCCGATTTGATTGATCACCTTTGTACTTATTTTACGATATCTGAAAAAAACGATTTAATGTTCACTAATTGCTAGTCATGCAATGTTATTATAAACatggtgttttttattttgtttttctttcatgagtTACTCAACAAATTGTTCTTCCTAaaattaccaattctcaatgaaattttacatatttcgTGAGAAACCACTGAATGAAATGCAAgtgttatgaattttaaaccgTTACACACGTTTGTACTCGTGGTCACAAAATATTGACCGTTTATACATGTTTACTAAACTCTCTTGATATTCAACTTCAACAGTAGCATGAATTAGGCACATTTTATTCAAACTGTTTGAAGAGGTGTTGCCAATTGCGTTAAGGAACAGTTAATTTTAGAGACTTTAAAATTTAAttggacagtttttttttttatttgccatgCCCTATACGCTGCCATTTTGAAGAGAAAGTCAAGAATGATAGTCATGGATATGTTTTGATTGAAGTCATTAGTCACTAGAATCACTTCTTATGAGCACAGTACGTATTGTACAGCTTATCACCGCTCTCCATActatgttgaaaatgttttATCAAATCTGGCTACTCTCAGACGAATATATTGTTGTTTCAGAGCATTTTTTCTTACCACCGTTTCGAGTCTGGACGAGTTAATCCATCTACGTGTCACCTACATTTGCATTTTGTACAACTTGGATAAGCCTATTTGTTCCAGTCCTTCGGCAAATGTTATTTCTTTGGCTCAAGTTTCTCTTATACAAATTGTTTTAAAACACGTATTGTTGGATGTATCATTGTTCTCCCAACAGGCGAACCGACCCTGGCACACAGACGAGCCAGCCCCATCACAGGTTGTTGAAGTTTCGCCCTTTCGTCTTGATTATCTTTATGAGTCGTGTTTGTGAAAATCATGTGACTGCATGGCCAAAGTGAGAATGGGATATTAGTCTGATATAAACCGGTGCCTTGATGCATGAAAAGCATCGTATTTTAGGGAATATCCGCGCCAGAAGAGTATGATTAAACAGACAATatagcacacgcacacacacacacacacacacacgcacaaaatgGTTTCTGAGTTTTGATGGGATCTAGGCAACGTGAGCATGATGTAAAATTGGACCTTATTTAAAGGGACtctgcaatgcaaatgcatttcaatttcgatgTTGATTCATGAAACCGTCAACATCACTTCATGTGGTCAAATGAATATCTTAATACGAGCCTTGTTATAACAATACTATTCTTGTACTGTTTTTCTTCAGATAGATTGgatacgcaaaaaaaaagaaaaaataaagaaaagttcCAAAACAAGATTCTGTTGGTGACGTcatttgtcaatcattgctaaagtactgatatgATTACCataagacattggaatgcatctTTCCGTAtagactgagcataacttgcatattTCCATGTTACTAGTATAATATAACAAAAGACATGTCAGGGAGACATGCAAGCTTAAAGACTCAGTGTATAATGGAGCGGTGCTTTCTGGTGTCTTTTGTGCAGCATATTGAAACTTTACCGCTGATTGATAGGTTATGCCACTTGCAGGATCTTGGTATAGAAAGTTTCTGATCTGATGGAGAAAAATAGTAACGATaacggaataacgaaccttaggaatgACGCCACAAACGTTCGTATTAACGAGCCCAATAacatttccggattaacgaacatcgaagtatagggaatttgtgtgtctCGGAATACTCAACCATATTTCActttgggattaacgaaccttcggaaaaaaaaaacgaacatcACCCCCAAAATATATAGATTGAGGCCTACAGCATTGATATTGCTAACCTCAACGCTTATGAATTACAAAAATGTTTACAAAGACCTGAATCTAATGTGTCAGTGGTTGTGTTAAAATTGACTTAACTGTAAAAGCAGGAAGCCCTCGTGTTAATTAGAATATGAAATTGCTGAATGTAATATTTGAGCCTATACAAACGAATCATCATGATCATTCGGTCATTTCAGACATGAGTTTTGTTATTTATTCAACGTAGAGCACTGCAGGAATAAGGGAGTTCACAGTTGTGATCTGTGTAagtgcaaaataaaggtcaaatgagaatattatctttttttttctttttttttttttgcatttgccATTGACTTTAAAACGTGAGGAATCCTCAAACAAGTGACGATCtggatttttaattttgtgtttgAAACTTGTTAGGTGAAACGCATTTACATTGATTACAAAGAAAGCAGGCTTTAACAAAGAATGTTTCATCATAAGACCTTTCCATGTTAGCTAAAGTCCAAATGAGACATTCGCTATTAAAATCGTGAACTCCTCATTTATAAATAATTGCGTTGCATAAACCGCGCTTGCGCCCTCATTGTTGGCTGTGAT is a window from the Diadema setosum unplaced genomic scaffold, eeDiaSeto1 scaffold_57, whole genome shotgun sequence genome containing:
- the LOC140245904 gene encoding uncharacterized protein, which translates into the protein MAELEELEEYSQYSDAIREVMDSEGVFPDEIPKETARQGVRGYAVVHCSHCEWSWSSYRSHVVIHLRKQRVVRIWKQKCKKCDTENVMTFRDVDFTPLVEKALRQEKKFRNLTHRHDDDVVDDDDVVDDDGGRRAGPPHESSLCEKCKYGKTRCWSPTFK